TCGTCACGCTACGCTGCAATCTGGAATCAGACATGGCTGTCTCGACGGCTGGTTAGAAGAGAAACGACTTGGCCGAAAAGGCCAGCGTGAAGGCAAGAAGTCGCAGAAAGTGGCCACTCCATTGACTCACCGCAAACTGCCTATCCGGGACAATATTGACTACCCGCGAGGGTCCGTCGAAACGAGCTATTTAACAATCAGCTCGTACACTACGGACACCCCAGGAAGCCTCCGGTTAGTCCGGTCAGCTCGATGATCGCGGCCCAGCAAGCTAGGCCGCAAAGTTTTGCTAGCTTACCGTCTCTCACACGGGTAGGAAAGATGCGGCGGCAGGAAAATATGGCGATCGTATATCGCTTCCGACTTTTTCTGCCCTATCCCGGTCCTCCCGAGCAGGCATCCCTTGCGCGGCAAATACGGCCGCGAATTGATTCGGAAACGGCAATTCCCATATACTTTACGGCGGAGAGTGAAAATCCTGTCGGCGATACAATCCGATTTTACGGAACAGTTGCCGATTCTAGTTGATAGGAAGGGCCCTTCCCCGACCGGAACTAACCGTTGATTTGAGGAGGATCGCTGCCATGAGCCTTGCCACAATTTCCGCGGCCAACTTGGCGCAGCGACACCAGGAAGGCCACGAGATCGACCTGATCGATGTGCGAACTCCCGTTGAGTTTCGCGCACTCCACTTAAAGCTCGCCCGCAACGTGCCTTTGGATCACCTTGACCCAAACGCCGTTATGAAGGGGCGGAGCGGGTCGGCAGATAAGCCACTGTACGTCGTCTGCCAGGCGGGGGGGCGCAGTCAGAAGGCCTGTGAGAGATTCCAGCAAGCTGGATTCCAGAACGTAATCAACGTCGAAGGCGGAACGCAGGCCTGCGCGCGCACCGCTTTGCCCCTGGTCCACGGGCAAAAGGCAATCTCTCTGGAACGACAGGTGCGGATCGCGGCAGGTTCGTTAGTACTGGTCGGGGTCACGCTGGGATGGTTCGCGCACCCCGTGTTTTTCGGCCTGTCAGCGTTCGTGGGTGCAGGGCTGGTGTTCGCCGGGATCACGGATACTTGCGGAATGGGTATGATGCTTGCCCGTATGCCTTGGAACCGCTGCAGCACCGACTCGACCGATTCGGCCGCCCCTTGCGCCGTGTAACCTCGGTTCCGGCGCGTCGCCCGCGCGGGCACGAATTACTTGATAGGTGGCCTCAACCCGGCTACCATTCGGTCGGTTTCGCAATTGCTAACCGGACAACCGGAGGCCAGTGTGTCCTGCTCGGATCACTGGCTATTTTTGTATATATCAAGTTCATCGGTCCCTTTCTCAGAGGACGTGCCATGTCGCGGTGGTTCAAGGACAACTCACTATCAATCGGTCATACCCCGCTGGTTCAACTGAACCGCGTAACCGACGGGGCGCAA
Above is a window of Pirellulales bacterium DNA encoding:
- a CDS encoding rhodanese-like domain-containing protein; protein product: MSLATISAANLAQRHQEGHEIDLIDVRTPVEFRALHLKLARNVPLDHLDPNAVMKGRSGSADKPLYVVCQAGGRSQKACERFQQAGFQNVINVEGGTQACARTALPLVHGQKAISLERQVRIAAGSLVLVGVTLGWFAHPVFFGLSAFVGAGLVFAGITDTCGMGMMLARMPWNRCSTDSTDSAAPCAV